The following are from one region of the Halodesulfurarchaeum sp. HSR-GB genome:
- a CDS encoding DUF1405 domain-containing protein, which produces MSAERPPWYLAPLPRLIEDLALRFAVPIALINFIGTAFGFWYYRIQFAATPIVAWPLVPDSPVATLFVGLSLLAYRFDFDADWLHALGFFGALKLGLWTPFVQLVLNGPAGVAPWLYVFLVTSHLAMAVEAFVIHRYATFSIPAVAVAAFWYGLNDLVDYFIPVAGRLHHTWLRAEQVAGGFTHDLPAHDLAAGAAVTLTLLATFLALATRIDELRRGTES; this is translated from the coding sequence ATGTCCGCGGAGCGTCCGCCGTGGTATCTCGCCCCGCTACCCCGGCTCATCGAGGATCTGGCCCTGCGATTTGCGGTCCCGATCGCCCTGATCAACTTCATCGGAACCGCCTTTGGCTTCTGGTACTACCGGATTCAGTTCGCGGCGACCCCGATCGTGGCCTGGCCGCTCGTCCCCGACAGCCCCGTTGCCACGCTGTTCGTCGGGCTCTCCCTGCTGGCCTACCGCTTTGATTTCGACGCCGATTGGCTCCACGCGCTGGGCTTTTTCGGTGCGCTCAAGCTCGGGCTCTGGACGCCCTTCGTCCAGCTCGTGCTCAACGGCCCGGCCGGAGTCGCACCCTGGCTGTACGTCTTTCTCGTCACGAGCCACCTCGCGATGGCCGTCGAGGCCTTCGTCATCCACCGGTACGCCACGTTCTCGATCCCGGCGGTGGCCGTGGCCGCGTTCTGGTACGGGCTCAACGACCTCGTTGACTACTTCATTCCCGTCGCCGGTCGGCTCCATCACACCTGGCTCCGGGCCGAACAGGTCGCCGGCGGCTTCACTCATGACCTCCCGGCTCACGACCTGGCGGCCGGGGCGGCCGTGACGTTGACGCTCCTCGCGACCTTCCTCGCGCTTGCGACCCGGATCGACGAACTCCGGCGTGGGACCGAGTCATAG
- a CDS encoding ATP-binding protein, whose translation MDSSTNDSPDGPHVEERAQPDDTIAAFQSVYDVTMDTELPFSEKIDRLLTIGVETLGLPYGFLSQIDVADLDAERGTQTIEQAVGDHELLQPGAEAPLSQAYCRKTIQSEDVLTIQNALEAGWGDDPAYETFELESYIGGRVEIDDELYGTFCFASDDPKASSFTRDERTLVQVLSKWAGYELTQERTRRELESQRDDRKQAQEQLRRIIDLVPDLIFAKNRDGEYLLANEATAAAYGHVPEAVEGRTEPELIPESSQSDSFREDDLAVIESGEPKFIPEETLTTADGETRILQTRKIPYTVPGSGEDAVLGYARDVTELKEYEAQLETQRDNLDLINKVVRHDIRNDLQLVLAYAETVQPYVEPEGESYIEQVLEAAREAVEITEVARDVTDVMLQSTVDLHPKNLRAVLTEVINAAQSSNENAVVTVDGPLPDVDVLADDMLGSVFRNLLKNAINHNDKTVPAVTVAAERGEDTVVVRVADNGPGVRAEHKRAIFQEGIGFDSEGTGLGLYLVQTLVDRYDGTVSVEDNEPTGAVFVVEIPVVD comes from the coding sequence ATGGACTCATCCACAAACGACAGCCCCGATGGGCCTCACGTCGAGGAGCGGGCGCAGCCAGATGACACGATAGCCGCCTTTCAGTCGGTGTACGACGTGACGATGGACACGGAGCTCCCCTTCTCGGAGAAGATCGATCGGTTGCTCACCATCGGCGTCGAGACCTTGGGGCTCCCATACGGGTTCCTCTCACAGATCGACGTCGCGGACCTCGACGCGGAGAGGGGCACCCAGACGATCGAGCAGGCGGTCGGCGACCACGAGTTACTCCAGCCCGGAGCGGAGGCCCCACTCTCGCAAGCGTACTGTCGAAAGACGATCCAATCCGAGGACGTCCTGACCATACAGAACGCACTCGAGGCCGGGTGGGGCGATGATCCGGCCTACGAAACCTTCGAACTGGAGAGCTACATCGGCGGCCGAGTCGAGATCGACGACGAACTCTACGGCACGTTCTGTTTTGCGTCCGACGATCCAAAGGCGAGCTCCTTCACTCGTGACGAGCGGACGCTGGTCCAGGTCCTCTCGAAGTGGGCGGGATACGAACTCACACAGGAACGCACCCGGCGAGAACTCGAATCCCAGCGGGACGACCGCAAGCAGGCCCAGGAACAGCTTCGCCGAATCATCGACCTCGTCCCGGACCTGATCTTCGCGAAGAACCGGGATGGCGAGTATCTGCTGGCAAACGAGGCGACCGCAGCGGCGTATGGCCACGTCCCCGAGGCGGTCGAAGGACGAACGGAGCCCGAGTTGATCCCGGAATCGAGTCAGTCCGATTCCTTCAGGGAGGACGATCTCGCGGTGATCGAGTCGGGGGAGCCGAAGTTCATTCCCGAGGAGACACTGACCACGGCCGACGGCGAGACACGCATCCTCCAGACGCGAAAGATTCCCTACACCGTCCCCGGGAGTGGCGAGGATGCGGTCCTCGGCTATGCCCGCGACGTCACCGAGCTCAAGGAGTACGAAGCCCAACTCGAAACTCAGCGGGACAATCTGGACCTCATCAACAAGGTCGTCCGTCACGACATCAGAAACGACCTCCAGCTCGTACTGGCCTACGCCGAGACGGTCCAGCCATACGTCGAACCCGAGGGCGAGAGCTACATCGAACAGGTACTCGAAGCGGCCCGGGAGGCCGTCGAGATCACCGAAGTCGCCAGGGACGTGACCGACGTCATGTTGCAATCCACGGTCGACCTCCATCCCAAGAACCTTCGGGCCGTTCTCACCGAGGTCATCAACGCGGCCCAGTCGAGCAACGAGAACGCCGTGGTGACAGTCGATGGCCCGCTCCCGGATGTCGACGTTCTCGCGGATGACATGCTCGGCTCGGTGTTTCGGAACCTGCTGAAAAACGCGATCAATCACAACGACAAGACCGTTCCAGCGGTCACGGTCGCGGCCGAACGGGGCGAAGACACGGTCGTCGTTCGAGTCGCCGATAACGGGCCGGGCGTTCGGGCCGAACACAAACGAGCCATTTTCCAGGAGGGCATCGGCTTCGACAGTGAAGGGACCGGCCTCGGTCTCTATCTGGTTCAGACGCTGGTCGACCGGTACGACGGCACGGTGTCCGTCGAGGACAACGAGCCGACTGGGGCGGTGTTCGTCGTCGAAATACCCGTCGTGGACTGA
- a CDS encoding 2-isopropylmalate synthase, with protein sequence MRSRSAQARAIEFFQGTLATRSEFESVRIFDTTLRDGEQTPRTSFSEADKREIAQILDQMGTHVIEAGFPANSDAELEAVRDIARSTETTVAGLARVVESDVEAAIEAEVDMIHVFASTSDVQIEDSMHSNREEVKERSVAAIEQAKQSDAEVMFSPMDATRTDRDYLADVLSAIDDVDVDWVNIPDTTGVASPSRFADLIGFVGEHTDARIDVHTHDDFGMATANAIAGIEAGADQAQVSINGIGERAGNAAYEEVVMAAESIYGADTGIDTTRISEIAAIIEEKSGVPIPPNKPIVGENAFSHESGIHAAGVIENADTFEPGIMTPEMVGAQRAIVLGKHTGSHAVRDHLEEAGYAPTDEEVREVTERVKNRAAEKHTITVEDLHRIAAKVGVDRAGSTEVHA encoded by the coding sequence CTGAGGAGTCGCTCGGCGCAAGCTCGGGCGATCGAGTTCTTCCAGGGCACGTTAGCTACACGTAGCGAGTTCGAATCGGTCCGGATCTTCGATACGACACTACGTGACGGCGAACAGACCCCGCGCACATCCTTTTCCGAGGCTGACAAGCGAGAGATAGCCCAGATACTCGACCAGATGGGGACCCACGTCATCGAGGCGGGGTTCCCGGCGAACAGCGACGCCGAACTCGAGGCGGTCCGTGACATCGCCCGCTCGACGGAGACGACCGTCGCTGGCCTGGCTCGCGTGGTCGAATCGGACGTCGAGGCGGCCATCGAGGCCGAAGTCGACATGATTCACGTCTTCGCGAGCACCAGCGACGTCCAGATCGAGGACTCCATGCACTCCAACCGTGAGGAGGTCAAGGAGCGCTCGGTCGCCGCCATCGAGCAGGCAAAACAGAGCGACGCCGAGGTGATGTTCTCGCCGATGGACGCCACCCGCACGGATCGGGATTACCTTGCCGACGTGCTTTCGGCCATCGACGACGTCGATGTGGACTGGGTAAACATCCCGGACACGACCGGGGTCGCCAGTCCCTCCCGATTCGCCGACCTGATCGGCTTCGTGGGCGAGCACACCGACGCGCGAATCGACGTCCACACCCACGACGACTTCGGGATGGCGACGGCCAACGCCATCGCGGGCATCGAGGCCGGGGCCGATCAGGCCCAGGTCTCGATCAACGGCATCGGCGAGCGGGCCGGCAACGCCGCCTACGAGGAGGTCGTGATGGCCGCCGAGTCGATCTACGGCGCGGACACCGGGATCGACACGACCCGGATCTCCGAAATCGCGGCCATCATCGAGGAGAAATCCGGGGTTCCGATCCCACCCAACAAACCGATCGTCGGGGAGAACGCCTTCTCCCACGAGAGCGGCATCCACGCCGCGGGCGTGATCGAGAACGCCGACACCTTCGAACCCGGGATCATGACCCCCGAGATGGTCGGCGCTCAGCGCGCCATCGTCCTGGGGAAACACACCGGAAGCCACGCGGTCCGGGACCACCTCGAGGAGGCGGGCTATGCCCCCACCGATGAAGAGGTCCGGGAGGTGACCGAGCGGGTGAAAAATCGGGCCGCGGAGAAACACACGATCACCGTCGAAGACCTCCACCGGATCGCCGCCAAGGTCGGGGTGGACCGTGCCGGGTCCACGGAGGTGCATGCGTGA
- a CDS encoding MoxR family ATPase, whose protein sequence is MTQPDQQSSEQTDGTINGIRVDVDPDRLLAGEPTGEQVNGIRKLDPGHPAIPETAVPYFPAELPDVPRDTEETFYRALSLDKPVILEGEAGTGKNHLIRTVAATVNHPVYRQEFGAETSVFDVVGEKDLDGQGGTYYILGEAAKAAIFGGLYVADELNMATGSVTAALHPLFEDRGKRELHLRGVGRTLRDLPRGEIWNPDEHLGRYIHPDFHATATINPLHYADTAELNDALRSRCVVIEHPYLAASEDDRAGIETEVELLEAETGAPDTEKLRDLVRFAAVLREARREANAIATPIGHRELRDTVEMAGPNEEFMDFAAAARVKFVGQAAMKSDKQFIRDAIADEL, encoded by the coding sequence ATGACACAACCCGATCAGCAGTCGAGCGAGCAGACGGACGGTACCATCAACGGGATTCGCGTGGACGTCGATCCAGACCGGCTGCTCGCCGGCGAACCGACGGGCGAACAGGTCAACGGGATCAGAAAACTCGATCCGGGTCATCCGGCGATCCCGGAGACTGCGGTACCCTATTTCCCGGCCGAACTCCCGGACGTCCCCCGTGACACCGAGGAGACCTTCTACCGGGCGCTCTCGCTCGACAAACCGGTCATCCTGGAAGGCGAGGCCGGCACGGGAAAGAACCACCTGATCCGCACGGTGGCCGCCACGGTGAACCATCCGGTCTACCGCCAGGAGTTCGGCGCGGAGACCTCGGTCTTCGACGTGGTGGGCGAGAAGGACCTCGACGGTCAGGGCGGCACCTACTACATCCTCGGTGAGGCAGCGAAGGCAGCGATCTTCGGCGGTCTCTACGTCGCCGACGAACTCAACATGGCGACCGGGTCGGTCACCGCCGCGCTGCACCCGCTGTTCGAGGATCGGGGCAAGCGCGAACTGCACCTGCGGGGGGTCGGGCGCACACTCCGGGACCTCCCTCGTGGGGAAATCTGGAACCCGGACGAACACCTGGGCCGCTACATTCACCCGGACTTCCACGCCACGGCGACGATCAATCCCCTGCACTATGCTGATACCGCCGAACTCAACGACGCCCTGCGCTCGCGGTGTGTCGTCATCGAACACCCGTATCTGGCCGCAAGCGAGGACGACCGGGCGGGGATCGAGACCGAAGTCGAGTTGCTCGAAGCCGAGACCGGCGCGCCGGACACCGAGAAACTCCGGGATCTCGTCCGCTTTGCGGCGGTCCTCCGGGAGGCCCGCCGGGAAGCAAACGCCATCGCGACCCCGATCGGCCACCGGGAACTCCGGGACACCGTCGAGATGGCCGGCCCGAACGAGGAGTTCATGGACTTTGCGGCGGCCGCCCGGGTGAAGTTCGTCGGCCAGGCCGCGATGAAATCGGACAAGCAGTTCATTCGGGACGCGATCGCCGACGAACTCTGA